A genomic stretch from Hydrogenimonas urashimensis includes:
- a CDS encoding SLC13 family permease translates to MKKIGLALLVALAGGGFASLFFTPVQAQLLGIVILLVVMWTNNALPLGVVSLLPILLFPAFGITELKSVTPNYAKSIIFLFIGGFMLAIAMQKSNLHLQISNRLLRVFPNTARGIIYAMAIVSALLSSILSNTTITLMLMPIGLFITENPRLKIRILLAIAYGASIGGILTPIGTPPNLLLLGYLEEIGLNAPTFTEWMGMTSPVVLTMLLLMPFVLGHGMKDESVGRMEERTEAMTKDQKKLLWILGGLSLLLLLNTPVKPWYPGLGLNEKALLLASGLLLFFPGIDLLNWEDSRAIPYEIIFLFGAGFSIAQAFGSTHLAEAVAHKLAFVQTLPLWLTLGVIALAISFSTEITSNTALTSIALPVMAQLYGVDHPETLLVLMVTTVAASYAFMLPIATPPNAIIMSSRIIQVKTMATLGFLIDLIGVAIVSLTAYALWQWVL, encoded by the coding sequence ATGAAAAAGATCGGTCTGGCCCTGCTTGTCGCATTGGCGGGAGGTGGCTTCGCCTCTTTGTTTTTTACCCCCGTGCAGGCGCAGCTTCTCGGGATTGTGATTCTGCTTGTGGTGATGTGGACCAACAATGCGCTGCCGTTGGGGGTGGTGTCGCTTCTTCCCATTCTGCTCTTTCCCGCTTTCGGCATCACCGAACTCAAAAGTGTGACACCCAACTACGCGAAATCGATCATCTTTCTCTTCATCGGGGGATTCATGCTCGCCATCGCGATGCAAAAGAGCAATCTTCATCTGCAGATATCCAACAGACTGCTGCGTGTTTTTCCCAATACGGCACGCGGAATCATCTACGCCATGGCGATCGTGTCGGCACTTCTTAGCTCCATACTCTCCAATACGACCATCACGCTGATGCTGATGCCCATCGGACTCTTCATCACCGAAAATCCCCGCCTTAAAATCCGGATACTTCTGGCGATCGCCTACGGTGCGAGCATCGGGGGAATTTTGACTCCCATCGGCACACCGCCCAACCTGCTTTTGCTGGGTTATCTCGAAGAGATCGGGTTGAACGCTCCCACCTTCACGGAGTGGATGGGAATGACCTCTCCTGTCGTCTTGACGATGCTTCTGCTGATGCCTTTCGTACTGGGGCATGGCATGAAAGACGAATCGGTCGGCAGGATGGAAGAGAGAACCGAAGCGATGACGAAAGATCAGAAGAAGCTGCTGTGGATTCTGGGGGGTCTCTCGCTGCTGCTGCTTCTGAACACACCTGTGAAACCGTGGTATCCGGGGCTTGGACTCAATGAAAAAGCTCTCCTGCTGGCATCGGGACTGTTGCTCTTTTTCCCCGGGATCGATCTGCTCAACTGGGAGGACAGCCGCGCGATACCCTATGAGATCATCTTTCTTTTCGGTGCCGGTTTCAGCATTGCCCAGGCGTTCGGTTCGACCCACCTGGCCGAAGCCGTCGCACACAAGCTCGCTTTCGTCCAGACGCTGCCGTTATGGCTGACGCTGGGCGTGATCGCCCTGGCCATCAGTTTTTCGACGGAGATTACCAGCAACACGGCACTCACTTCGATCGCTCTGCCGGTCATGGCACAGCTCTACGGCGTGGACCATCCCGAAACGCTCCTGGTGCTGATGGTCACGACAGTGGCCGCCAGTTACGCTTTCATGCTGCCCATCGCCACGCCGCCCAACGCCATCATCATGAGTTCGCGGATCATCCAGGTCAAAACGATGGCCACATTGGGATTTCTGATCGATCTGATCGGTGTCGCGATCGTTTCGCTGACAGCCTATGCTCTCTGGCAGTGGGTGCTGTAG
- a CDS encoding divergent polysaccharide deacetylase family protein yields MTKRSSSAKKPKRTPRKRKKSASARWQIYLLGGSVAFLILLVLMALSGWVGYEMGREEAAKACRQKVTDYRNDLQKLRQKLASQQKRRIAGHAPAFRHPVAKKEEKKTENLSEIRDFVAAGGKESAKPPVKEEIRLKRPKLAIVIDDVAYASQIRAIRSLPWHITPSIFPPTASHPNTPKIAGSLEHFMIHLPMEALNYNSPEDATLTTESSSAEIDLRLRRLREWFPRTHFINNHTGSRFTSDYDSMKRFYPIAKRYGFVFIDSRTTPRTVVPRICKTYHDPYVARDVFLDNEPDIAYIQNQLKKAVKIAKSHGYAIAIGHPHTTTFKALAGSKKILKDVDVVYIDELYGKIR; encoded by the coding sequence ATGACAAAACGTTCCTCCTCCGCAAAAAAACCGAAACGTACCCCGCGCAAACGCAAGAAAAGCGCCTCGGCCCGCTGGCAGATATACCTGCTGGGCGGTTCCGTCGCATTTTTGATTCTGCTCGTTCTGATGGCCCTTTCGGGATGGGTCGGATACGAAATGGGACGGGAAGAGGCGGCCAAAGCCTGCCGGCAGAAGGTGACGGATTATAGAAACGATCTGCAGAAACTCCGCCAAAAACTTGCATCGCAGCAGAAGAGGAGAATAGCCGGACACGCACCCGCTTTCCGACATCCCGTCGCAAAAAAAGAGGAGAAAAAAACCGAAAATCTTTCGGAAATCAGAGATTTCGTCGCAGCGGGCGGAAAGGAGAGCGCGAAGCCGCCTGTCAAGGAGGAGATCCGCCTCAAACGGCCGAAACTGGCCATCGTCATCGACGATGTCGCCTATGCGTCGCAGATCAGGGCGATCCGGTCGCTTCCGTGGCACATTACCCCCTCGATCTTCCCGCCGACGGCTTCCCACCCCAATACACCGAAGATCGCAGGCAGTCTGGAACATTTCATGATCCATCTGCCGATGGAGGCGCTCAACTACAACAGTCCCGAAGATGCGACCCTGACGACGGAGAGTTCGTCGGCGGAAATCGACCTGCGCCTGCGCAGGCTCAGGGAGTGGTTCCCCCGCACCCACTTCATCAACAACCACACAGGCAGCAGGTTCACCTCCGACTACGACTCGATGAAACGCTTCTATCCGATCGCGAAGCGCTACGGTTTTGTCTTTATCGACAGCCGTACGACACCCCGGACCGTCGTGCCCCGGATCTGCAAAACCTATCACGATCCCTACGTGGCCCGCGATGTCTTTCTTGATAACGAACCCGATATCGCCTATATCCAAAATCAGCTCAAAAAGGCGGTGAAGATTGCGAAATCCCACGGATACGCCATCGCGATAGGGCATCCCCATACGACGACATTCAAGGCTCTCGCCGGATCGAAAAAGATCCTCAAAGACGTCGATGTGGTCTATATCGACGAACTTTACGGAAAAATTCGTTAG
- the ilvC gene encoding ketol-acid reductoisomerase, which produces MALNVYYDKDCDISIIQSKKVAMIGFGSQGHAHAENLRDSGVEVVVGLREGGSSWKKAQAKGFTVLPVAEAVKEADVVVILLPDETQKAVYDNEIAPNLKSGATISFGHGFNIHYGRIQPAEDINVMMVAPKAPGHTVRSEFVKGGGIPDLIAVHQDPSGNTKELALSYASAIGGGRTGIIETTFKDETETDLFGEQAVLCGGVSALIQAGFETLVDAGYPEEMAYFECLHEMKLIVDLIFEGGIADMRYSISNTAEYGDMVSGPRVINEASRQAMKEILKEIQNGKFAKDFILEGQAGYPRMNAERNNLKNHPVEVTGRRLRAMMPWIKANKIVDQETN; this is translated from the coding sequence ATGGCATTGAATGTCTATTACGACAAAGATTGCGATATCTCCATCATTCAGTCGAAGAAAGTGGCGATGATCGGCTTCGGAAGCCAGGGACACGCCCATGCCGAAAACCTCCGCGACAGCGGTGTCGAAGTGGTTGTCGGTCTGCGCGAAGGCGGCAGCAGCTGGAAGAAGGCACAGGCGAAGGGCTTTACCGTTCTGCCGGTCGCCGAAGCGGTCAAAGAGGCCGATGTGGTCGTCATTCTGCTGCCCGACGAAACCCAAAAAGCGGTCTACGACAACGAAATCGCCCCCAACCTCAAAAGCGGCGCGACCATCAGTTTCGGTCACGGTTTCAACATCCACTACGGACGCATCCAACCCGCCGAGGATATCAACGTCATGATGGTCGCCCCCAAGGCGCCGGGCCACACGGTCCGCAGCGAATTCGTCAAAGGCGGCGGCATTCCCGACCTGATCGCCGTGCATCAGGATCCCAGCGGCAACACCAAAGAGCTGGCACTCTCCTACGCTTCCGCCATCGGCGGCGGCCGTACGGGCATTATCGAAACGACCTTCAAAGACGAAACGGAAACCGACCTCTTCGGTGAGCAGGCGGTCCTGTGCGGTGGCGTCAGCGCCCTGATCCAGGCCGGTTTCGAGACACTCGTCGACGCAGGCTACCCGGAAGAGATGGCCTATTTCGAATGTCTGCATGAAATGAAGCTCATCGTCGACCTGATCTTCGAAGGCGGTATCGCCGACATGCGCTACTCCATCTCCAATACCGCCGAGTACGGCGACATGGTGAGCGGTCCGCGCGTCATCAACGAAGCGAGCCGCCAGGCGATGAAAGAGATTCTAAAAGAGATCCAAAACGGCAAATTCGCCAAAGATTTCATCCTCGAGGGACAAGCGGGCTACCCCCGCATGAACGCCGAGCGCAACAATCTCAAAAACCATCCGGTCGAGGTGACGGGACGACGACTGCGTGCGATGATGCCTTGGATCAAAGCCAACAAGATCGTCGATCAGGAAACCAACTAG